The following are from one region of the Francisella opportunistica genome:
- a CDS encoding FMN-binding glutamate synthase family protein, with protein sequence MHISERRKWYIGFAVFVVIVLLSLSLLHAPIWFSIGFITVLVVIAIYDVIQTKHSILRNFPVVGHMRYILEFLRPEIQQYFIADNESEKPFGRELRSTIYRRAKGINDTVAFGTEKDIDRVGYEWVTHSLMPKHLGEIETRVKFGGSDCKQPYMASHLNISAMSFGALSAKAVMALNKGAKLGGFYQCTGEGGLTKYHLQGGDLVFQIGTGYFGCRTEEGKFSAEKFAEKANLDSVKMIEIKLSQGAKPSHGGVLPAAKITPEIAEIRGVVLGKDVLSPPAHSAFSTPIEFCYFIKQLRDLSNGKPIGFKLCIGSHVEFLAICKAMLVTGIKPDFITVDGADGGTGAAPLEFSNHIGMPLEDSLIFVHNALVGCGLRDEIRIIASSKVATGFDMVRLFAMGADTCNSARAMMLAIGCIQSRQCNNNTCPVGVATQNPRLEKALIVEDKMYRVYNFHKATIQSCLEIIGAMGLTSTNDVEPENLKKRISVNEIKSYADLYDFIPENCLVDGNIPASFARAWEKACADSF encoded by the coding sequence ATGCATATTAGTGAGCGTCGTAAATGGTATATAGGCTTTGCTGTTTTTGTGGTAATAGTATTGTTATCACTTTCATTACTCCATGCTCCAATATGGTTTAGTATTGGTTTTATTACCGTTTTAGTGGTGATAGCTATATATGATGTTATTCAAACAAAGCATTCTATCTTAAGAAACTTTCCTGTAGTTGGACATATGCGCTATATACTTGAATTCTTGCGTCCAGAAATTCAGCAGTATTTTATAGCTGATAATGAAAGTGAAAAACCTTTTGGTAGAGAGTTGCGTTCAACAATTTATCGTCGTGCTAAGGGAATTAATGATACTGTTGCATTTGGTACGGAGAAAGATATTGATAGGGTTGGTTATGAATGGGTAACACATTCACTCATGCCTAAGCACCTTGGTGAGATTGAAACACGAGTTAAATTTGGTGGTTCTGATTGTAAACAACCGTATATGGCATCGCATTTGAACATATCAGCAATGAGTTTTGGTGCATTATCTGCAAAAGCTGTTATGGCTTTGAATAAAGGTGCTAAGCTTGGAGGTTTTTATCAGTGTACAGGCGAGGGTGGTTTGACTAAATATCATTTACAAGGTGGTGATCTTGTATTTCAAATTGGTACAGGCTATTTTGGTTGTCGAACTGAAGAGGGTAAGTTCTCAGCAGAGAAATTTGCTGAAAAAGCAAATTTAGATAGCGTTAAAATGATAGAAATTAAATTATCCCAAGGGGCTAAACCATCTCATGGCGGAGTTTTACCAGCAGCTAAGATAACCCCAGAAATTGCAGAAATTAGAGGTGTTGTATTAGGTAAGGATGTACTATCACCACCTGCGCATAGTGCTTTTTCGACGCCGATAGAATTTTGCTATTTTATAAAGCAGCTAAGAGATCTTTCTAATGGTAAGCCAATTGGCTTTAAGCTATGTATTGGTAGTCATGTTGAATTCTTAGCTATCTGTAAGGCAATGCTTGTGACAGGTATAAAACCTGATTTTATAACTGTCGATGGTGCTGATGGCGGCACAGGAGCAGCGCCACTTGAGTTTTCTAATCATATTGGTATGCCTTTAGAAGATAGCTTAATTTTTGTGCATAATGCTTTAGTTGGTTGTGGTCTACGTGATGAGATTCGTATAATTGCAAGTAGTAAAGTAGCTACAGGTTTTGATATGGTTAGGTTATTTGCTATGGGAGCAGATACTTGTAACTCAGCTAGAGCAATGATGCTGGCTATTGGATGTATACAATCGCGTCAGTGTAATAACAACACTTGTCCAGTTGGTGTTGCAACCCAAAACCCACGCCTTGAAAAAGCTTTAATAGTCGAAGACAAAATGTATCGAGTTTATAACTTTCATAAAGCTACAATTCAATCTTGCTTAGAAATTATTGGAGCTATGGGACTTACTTCGACTAATGATGTTGAACCGGAAAATCTTAAAAAGCGTATATCTGTAAATGAGATTAAATCGTACGCAGACTTGTATGATTTTATTCCAGAAAATTGTTTAGTTGATGGTAACATTCCCGCAAGTTTTGCTAGAGCTTGGGAAAAAGCTTGTGCTGATTCTTTTTAG
- the recC gene encoding exodeoxyribonuclease V subunit gamma, producing the protein MALYTYPSNKLEYLVQVLSKLLDIEQKDIFTPTQLIVGSRGMQHWLSMQLAENRNVAMNLKYDMINGYILDICYEITGKQEYKKAYTKDILIWRVFKSLANIDSFKLREYYQDSDLKKYQLSVKIAEVFSKYLSYRSEWLQKWEKGTYINSSNPENDEDWQMQLWQNLVAEMPETPYKIQSQAISKLTKQTLKNIKVPHDIYIFGINTISPKNLKFIFELAKYINLHILYINPCSEYWYDLHKDKVSVWLDNDDYEIQPLLANLGQQGKEFFRELLLNEDKQELEVFEQFDTSELNFTKLENNNQSQLVSLQRNLLELDCQNHAKQKDLSISINSCHSPLREVQILHDKLLDMIKADATIKPRDILVMCPNIEDYSPYIDSVFSRYPTDKKLPCSIADRTLLDSEPLAASFIELLQLPESNFEVNKILDYLSVPAIQHKFKISDDQLETIRYWLKQARIHHSNNGQTFSWSWGLKRLMLGFSYSDSSYIIDDKLMTVAVIEGSEIAELGGLYELLELLEQYYQELLKPRSFAAWQAYLLEMFDNVFDITQQEQYIAKKIKDIIAKTVATAKDILADKKIDLYTIRYCLISQLSEPIINNHFLNGKVTFCSMTPMRSVPFRVIAMLGLNNGKFPRQESAISFDLMARLGRKTGDRTKRDDDRYLFLETILSARDYLYISYIGRSVKTNTEQQPSLILKELMSYLKVNYGWQDVDIKEYPLHAFSSKCYSGEYRSYDEAWLRLLQTQPMAFYDDKKPPSQSTTINSSHQRRISSNSSGYTREDGYLLDSEQNSKDSHLRSNDCVNLPQNLTISKLAKIFANPLKAYANYSLELYLEDNFEELEDSEPFDIDNLEKHSLKHELLDILSTNKDKNLTIKTAKLSGKFPESVLTDTEINLEVENIQKLLGVMSLPDYQRRTFQKNFVGYDLETSCYINDNQILLFTSSSLNIRRKFELYLTALLVAYSEQRDIRAVYYGLEKDQPKEFRLENIGFTTAKEMLEHYINQAEQIVTKPKLVYLSLAEVIYNPKNNTDKKKQLAWRGVIASSQYNFDALENDKYFKLFYNEFPTIEDFEGEEFYREFFEVINENQL; encoded by the coding sequence ATGGCATTATATACTTACCCCTCAAACAAATTAGAGTATCTTGTGCAGGTTTTATCTAAGCTTTTAGATATTGAGCAGAAAGATATTTTTACACCGACACAGCTAATTGTTGGTAGTCGTGGTATGCAACATTGGTTAAGTATGCAACTAGCAGAAAATCGTAATGTTGCAATGAATCTTAAATATGACATGATTAATGGCTATATTCTAGATATTTGTTATGAAATAACTGGCAAGCAAGAATATAAAAAAGCATATACAAAGGACATTCTTATTTGGCGAGTTTTTAAAAGCTTAGCCAATATAGATAGTTTTAAACTTAGAGAATATTATCAAGATAGTGACCTTAAAAAATATCAGTTGTCAGTTAAAATAGCCGAGGTTTTCTCAAAATATTTGTCATATCGCTCTGAATGGTTGCAAAAGTGGGAGAAAGGCACGTATATAAATTCCAGTAACCCTGAAAATGACGAAGACTGGCAGATGCAACTGTGGCAAAATCTAGTTGCTGAGATGCCTGAGACACCATATAAAATACAATCTCAAGCTATAAGTAAACTAACCAAGCAAACACTAAAAAATATAAAAGTGCCACATGATATTTATATCTTTGGAATAAACACGATCTCACCTAAAAACCTTAAATTTATATTTGAATTAGCTAAGTATATTAATTTACATATTTTGTATATTAATCCATGTAGTGAATATTGGTATGACTTACACAAAGATAAAGTCTCAGTATGGCTAGATAATGATGATTATGAAATTCAGCCACTTTTAGCAAACCTTGGTCAGCAAGGCAAAGAATTTTTTAGAGAACTACTTTTAAATGAGGATAAGCAAGAACTAGAAGTTTTTGAACAATTTGATACCAGTGAATTAAATTTTACAAAACTTGAGAATAATAATCAAAGTCAGTTAGTTAGCTTACAAAGAAATTTACTTGAGCTAGATTGCCAAAATCACGCTAAACAAAAAGATTTAAGTATAAGTATTAATTCTTGTCATAGCCCACTTAGGGAGGTACAGATATTGCATGATAAGCTTTTGGATATGATAAAAGCTGATGCAACTATTAAGCCTCGTGACATTTTGGTAATGTGTCCAAATATTGAAGATTATTCACCATATATTGATAGTGTTTTCTCAAGGTATCCAACAGATAAAAAGCTACCTTGTTCAATAGCAGATAGAACACTTCTCGATTCAGAACCTTTAGCGGCTAGCTTTATTGAGCTTTTACAGTTACCAGAGAGTAATTTTGAAGTAAATAAAATATTAGATTATTTATCAGTACCAGCAATTCAACATAAGTTTAAAATCTCTGATGATCAGCTAGAGACTATTCGTTATTGGTTAAAGCAAGCACGTATTCACCACAGTAATAATGGCCAAACATTTTCATGGAGTTGGGGATTAAAAAGGCTGATGCTTGGCTTTAGCTATAGTGATAGTAGCTATATTATTGATGATAAATTAATGACTGTAGCAGTTATTGAGGGAAGTGAGATAGCTGAACTAGGTGGTTTATATGAATTATTGGAGCTACTTGAGCAGTACTATCAAGAGTTGCTTAAACCAAGAAGTTTCGCAGCTTGGCAAGCATATCTTTTAGAAATGTTTGATAATGTTTTTGATATCACCCAACAAGAGCAATATATCGCTAAAAAGATCAAAGATATTATCGCAAAGACAGTGGCAACAGCTAAGGATATATTAGCTGATAAAAAGATTGATTTATATACAATTAGGTATTGTCTAATTTCTCAATTATCAGAACCGATTATAAATAATCATTTTTTAAACGGAAAAGTTACTTTTTGCTCAATGACACCGATGCGTAGCGTACCGTTTAGGGTTATAGCTATGCTAGGACTGAATAATGGTAAATTCCCACGCCAAGAATCAGCTATTAGTTTTGATCTAATGGCAAGACTTGGTAGAAAAACAGGTGATAGAACAAAGCGTGATGACGATAGATATTTATTCTTAGAGACAATTTTGTCAGCAAGGGATTATTTATATATAAGTTACATTGGTAGGAGTGTTAAGACAAATACAGAACAACAGCCAAGCTTGATATTAAAAGAGTTGATGAGTTATCTAAAAGTAAATTATGGATGGCAGGATGTTGACATAAAAGAATACCCATTACATGCTTTTAGTTCTAAGTGTTATTCAGGTGAATATAGAAGCTATGATGAAGCTTGGCTAAGATTGTTACAAACACAGCCTATGGCTTTTTATGATGACAAAAAACCGCCCAGTCAGTCTACCACTATCAACTCTTCGCACCAAAGGAGAATAAGTTCAAATAGTAGCGGTTATACTCGTGAAGACGGGTATCTCTTAGATAGTGAGCAAAATTCAAAAGATTCCCACCTTCGTAGCAATGACTGTGTTAATTTGCCACAAAATCTTACTATATCAAAATTAGCGAAAATATTTGCTAATCCGCTTAAAGCTTATGCAAATTATAGTCTAGAATTATATTTAGAAGATAATTTTGAAGAGTTAGAAGACAGTGAGCCTTTTGATATAGATAATCTTGAGAAGCATAGTTTAAAACATGAATTACTTGATATTTTAAGCACTAATAAAGATAAAAATCTAACAATAAAAACAGCTAAACTAAGTGGTAAGTTTCCAGAATCTGTACTTACTGATACTGAGATTAACTTAGAAGTTGAGAATATCCAAAAGCTACTAGGTGTAATGAGTTTACCAGATTATCAAAGGCGCACTTTCCAGAAAAATTTTGTTGGATATGATTTAGAAACAAGTTGCTATATTAATGATAATCAAATTTTATTATTTACATCATCAAGCTTAAATATAAGGAGGAAATTTGAACTATATTTGACAGCGCTATTAGTAGCATATAGTGAGCAAAGAGATATTCGTGCAGTTTATTATGGGCTAGAAAAAGATCAACCAAAAGAATTTAGATTAGAAAATATCGGCTTTACAACAGCTAAAGAAATGTTAGAGCATTATATAAATCAAGCTGAGCAGATAGTAACTAAACCTAAACTAGTATATTTATCTTTGGCTGAAGTTATTTATAATCCTAAAAATAATACTGATAAGAAAAAACAACTAGCTTGGCGAGGTGTGATAGCGTCTTCACAATACAACTTTGATGCTCTGGAAAATGATAAGTATTTCAAGCTTTTTTATAATGAGTTTCCAACTATAGAAGATTTTGAGGGTGAGGAGTTTTACAGAGAGTTTTTTGAGGTTATTAATGAAAATCAATTATAA